One part of the Nematostella vectensis chromosome 8, jaNemVect1.1, whole genome shotgun sequence genome encodes these proteins:
- the LOC5502105 gene encoding nuclear pore complex protein Nup214 isoform X7, which translates to MRLYDVPTLCRQGGSQVLGETILATGLDVVALQWNPGISNMFAICLSDGSVSVWEVTSSDIKQLAALGPTTRATAICWSPKGKQLVVGHKNGKLTQLTPGLQPKKETDCPDIFGSEPHQVTSVCWISAPVFAVVYTGVEDSDFPKFVVVHNATKTEPKQVINFEDVYFGNIEERADCFYTNYIPEWNVAMSSSSNAFEIAAFSNKAGWVKWALDDNRAEMPLTDDNDETYPMGMAIDFTSTTPIPEHESKLPPAPILLLLSTDGILCPFYLVNKNPEVKHDIVKPPEPLPPAGQREKLASALPVQTQTNSAPQGASVTSATTPATSVAVKPAPGFPLSNQAAPLPTLQTPSGPSLFSFGPSSSTAMPSTQGLTPTTTRTGMPGLFSAFPSAAPPATASQSPFSFSASSNTTSASTATGFSFGSAAPTPTANRSAAVVTQSSFSFGAGTSDIVSAPPVSSANKPTAVGAFSFGAGTSDIVSAPPVSSANKPTAVGAFSFGAGTSGAGSFSFVKSAAGAASQPATAKNTAPATSAFGGSLPSGLSTAAGSPFSFASEQEPTGTPKPNASLPPNSSTTGTPMLSRLLGNQQQTTPPPASSSRALESKEVPSSMVAQGRVIPSLVKPAPSSQGQAGGAFSSSSPSVPVQPKPPIQRGADATPRGDQPSMPVELSKRPPPPPYVDSPTQQPSAQPTPTSRVDLDLSVSKTIQEEILHFEKELAQLRGSLRELRGECCRTVQPESLRDLRKTTDDLDRIFIDLKATTKEHNKEIQENKTALLGSFEAVDDVSVKKDRAKDPKYLHLLKSRSLDPVNAERLQTIRNLFLHLDTTLKEVEIRMDEEWYKQEQEARKLARPAMNSIFKTLKLHHTVVQDQAVKLERLTEQLKGRNFIPNSWKNKSLASSRHDSWSSLASQDLDHTSKSPAKPPGRASANNVSALKNMLRRRQTIPVRRQHVGAPVIPTARSTRPESVTSPAGPTNSKAITPEYQNSVPGPSSLSAAVPKQHPFTAETPLTRQTKPGQPLSSSTPFVAGVPGQPSDIGQVANLPGKATPFSQQVAPAGVLHTRNSTRVVPGSTPSFAPIGKEPLSRISNGPPKQAASDAAPALKVPSPSNRRPSSQQKPEDVPAVRAAAQAAINRASTLQAPPKQPSSLDPAASIEPVTMVVHKPDGGATSTKTNDSDLRARAIAMEALKAANAQAKEPVPYPPPQSSTDFTFKTSGAPKPGPPVATFKPATAQDKGPAPNVTVKPVALQASNMSRLPFAPVASKPAPTKEAISKASGASGSGLHTGFGTLSGSETKSGFSSAPGTDSKPGFGFSIAPKSTSGGFSFSSSSGSGVSSPFSFASKVSNAESSPSGSPVISESNDSRQKSGDAEEKENEKESASINRRLFGGEKPASTNTTNDENQPPPSQAQPQSMGPSESFAFTSSFNKLSNSTTITGSNASSGFSFSAPKAGSGFSGPSSISTSVAPTFLFGSAKSCAPETKTTTSSNSLLAGTQQPPTTTTAPVFGQPGKPVASLGTGLFGQAETAETSTTAVSTQSTSQAVSAPSSSTPSRVPISAAPPAGGGLFSGSSFGPASQPPSTGSVMFSSSGGMSGSGTSTTSTTSVPFASSVPSTDISLGTASQSASIFGTAVNPSGQLSSLFGNTSHPSTTLTASTNNPQPSTQSGALFGSAAQPSTSAVSSPTSQPQTTFQPSSGGLFGASFQASAPGSGFFGSKFSSSTTAAPSATSQPTTTSGGLFGASAPSGGVFGSSTTTASSTTAQSSTSSGGFFGSATSSGGLFGSASQPSTTSSGLFRSTTQPTTSSAVFGSQPLSSSGGLFGSQPTNTGLFGPAFGATPSFGSSSTQATSPFASTTGTTFGFGQAISTSAGSGFGQTSSSSTGTTFGQSAFSKPQENSTGVGFGFGGFGLGGQPSSQSNKNPFGLAGSPSQSQAGTETSSLFGNKPTGDLFKQQSSFGSQSSFGSQPSFGSQQGSPGGGFGSFSRGSSGVASTGFAISTSSQPTSPGSSFGSAPSFGSAPAFGGTPSFGSQPSFGSQPAFGSPQAGVFGSTPGGSGFGQSTGSPTFGALAHTSTPGFGDVAQNSSGFGAFGASQAAQQPTFSSFGGEGGGGFGSGGSPSGGHFNQWR; encoded by the exons ATGCGACTATATGATGTGCCCACACTTTGTCGACAG GGTGGTAGTCAAGTTCTTGGGGAAACTATTCTTGCTACAG GACTAGATGTAGTTGCGCTCCAGTGGAATCCGGGCATCTCTAACATGTTTGCGATATGTCTGTCTGATGGGTCTGTTTCTGTGTGGGAGGTCACAAGTTCAGACATCAAGCAGTTAGCAGCCCTAGGACCAACTACTAGAGCCACTGCAA TCTGTTGGAGTCCTAAAGGGAAACAGCTAGTTGTTGGTCACAAGAACGGCAAACTGACCCAGCTCACACCT GGTTTGCAGCCCAAAAAGGAGACAGACTGCCCTGACATATTTGGGAGTGAGCCTCACCAAG TTACAAGTGTTTGTTGGATCAGTGCTCCAGTGTTTGCTGTAGTCTACACCGGAGTCGAGGATTCTGACTTCCCCAAGTTTGTGGTCGTTCATAATGCAACT aaaactgaACCAAAGCAAGTGATCAACTTTGAGGATGTGTATTTTGGGAACATAGAGGAACGTGCAGACTGCTTCTACACAAACTACATCCCAGAGTG GAATGTAGCAATGTCCTCTTCTTCAAATGCATTTGAAATTGCAGCATTTTCTAACAAG GCTGGCTGGGTAAAGTGGGCACTAGATGATAATCGTGCTGAAATGCCACTCACAGATGATAATGACGAGACCTATCCCATGGGCATGGCCATTGACTTCACATCGACAACTCCTATACCTGAAC ATGAGAGCAAACTACCCCCAGCACCCATCCTCCTGCTTCTATCCACTGATGGCATCCTGTGCCCTTTCTACCTCGTCAACAAGAACCCTGAGGTCAAGCACGACATCGTCAAGCCCCCAGAACCCCTTCCTCCTGCAGGACAGAGGGAGAAGCTTGCTTCAGCTCTACCCGTACAGACTCAAACAAACTCTGCCCCTCAAGGTGCTTCAGTTACATCAGCAACTACTCCGGCCACATCAG ttGCTGTCAAGCCTGCACCTGGATTCCCCTTATCCAACCAAGCAGCACCGCTCCCAACCTTACAGACTCCCTCTGGACCCAGCCTGTTCTCATTCGGACCCAGTAGCAGCACTGCTATGCCATCCACCCAGGGGCTAACCCCGACCACCACACGTACAGGGATGCCAGGGCTTTTTTCAGCCTTTCCCAGTGCCGCCCCTCCAGCAACTGCTTCCCAGAGTCCATTTTCATTCTCAGCCAGTAGTAATACCACCTCAGCCTCGACGGCAACAGGGTTCTCGTTTGGATCTGCAGCACCAACACCTACTGCGAACAGGTCTGCAGCTGTAGTAACACAGAGTTCATTCTCCTTTGGGGCAGGCACCTCTGATATTGTGTCCGCTCCCCCAGTATCTTCTGCCAACAAGCCCACCGCGGTAGGTGCATTCTCCTTTGGGGCAGGCACCTCTGATATTGTGTCCGCTCCCCCAGTATCTTCTGCCAACAAGCCCACCGCGGTAGGTGCATTCTCCTTTGGGGCAGGCACCTCTGGAGCAGGATCATTTAGCTTTGTCAAATCTGCAGCGGGTGCGGCCAGTCAACCAGCGACTGCCAAAAACACTGCCCCTGCGACTTCAGCATTTGGAGGAAGCTTACCGTCTGGTTTATCCACTGCAG CTGGCAGCCCATTTTCATTCGCCTCCGAACAAGAGCCCACAGGGACCCCAAAACCGAATGCATCATTGCCTCCCAATTCCTCAACCACAGGGACCCCAATGCTTTCAAGGTTGTTAGGCAACCAGCAACAGACCACACCACCCCCTGCATCTTCTAGTCGGGCGTTAGAGAGCAAAGAAGTCCCCAGTTCAATGGTTGCTCAAGGAAGGGTGATTCCCTCGCTGGTAAAGCCAGCACCCTCATCCCAGGGCCAGGCCGGGGGAGCGTTCTCAAGCAGCAGTCCCTCTGTACCAGTCCAGCCAAAACCTCCAATACAAAGA GGGGCCGATGCCACTCCTAGAGGCGACCAACCTTCGATGCCAG TTGAGTTGTCCAAGAGGCCTCCTCCGCCACCATATGTGGATAGCCCTACCCAGCAGCCATCTGCTCAACCAACACCCACCTCCAGGGTTGACCTGGATTTATCCGTCTCCAAGACCATCCAAGAGGAG ATATTGCACTTCGAGAAAGAACTTGCTCAACTGAGAGGCAGTCTGAGGGAATTGAGAGGCGAGTGTTGTAGGACTGTGCAGCCAGAGAGTTTAAGGGATTTGCGCAAGACTACGGATGACCTTGACAGGATTTTCATCGATTTAAAGGCCACAACAAAG GAACATAACAAAGAAATTCAAGAAAACAAGACTGCATTACTTGGATCATTTGAAGCTGTGGACGATGTCAG TGTAAAAAAGGACCGAGCGAAAGATCCCAAGTACCTGCATCTACTTAAG TCCCGAAGTCTTGACCCTGTAAACGCGGAAAGGTTACAGACCATCAGAAACCTGTTTCTGCACTTGGACACGACGCTCAA GGAAGTTGAAATACGCATGGACGAGGAGTGGTACAAACAGGAACAGGAGGCAAG GAAGCTGGCTCGCCCTGCAATGAACTCCATTTTCAAGACTTTAAAACTGCACCACACAGTGGTCCAAGACCAAGCAGTGAAACTAGAGCGACTTACGGAACAACTGAAAGGCAGGAACTTCATTCCAAACTCCTGGAAGAATAAAAGCCTTGCTAGTTCCAG GCACGACAGCTGGTCGTCGCTGGCAAGCCAAGATCTGGATCACACCAGCAAGTCGCCAGCAAAACCGCCAG GTCGAGCATCAGCAAACAATGTCTCTGCTCTCAAGAATATGCTTAGGAGAAGGCAGACGATCCCTGTCAGAAGGCAACACGTTGGTG CTCCAGTAATACCTACGGCTCGTTCGACCAGACCTGAAAGTGTGACTTCTCCTGCGGGTCCCACTAATTCCAAAGCAATTACTCCGGAATACCAGAATTCTGTTCCTGGACCATCCTCCCTTTCGGCTGCCGTCCCAAAGCAACATCCATTTACCGCAGAGACACCACTGACCAGACAAACCAAGCCTGGCCAGCCATTGTCATCGTCAACACCATTTGTGGCAGGAGTACCTGGACAGCCAAGTGATATTGGTCAGGTTGCCAATTTACCTGGAAAGGCTACACCATTTTCTCAACAAGTCGCACCAGCTGGTGTGCTCCATACACGAAACTCGACTAGAGTGGTACCAGGAAGTACCCCAAGCTTTGCTCCGATTGGCAAAGAGCCATTGAGTCGTATTAGTAATGGGCCACCAAAACAAGCTGCTTCAGATGCTGCTCCAGCACTCAAGGTTCCATCACCCTCTAAT CGTCGACCAAGCTCTCAGCAAAAGCCTGAGGATGTCCCTGCTGTGAGGGCCGCAGCACAGGCTGCAATAAACAGAGCAAGCACCTTGCAGGCACCACCTAAGCAGCCAAGCTCCTTGGACCCTGCTGCCAGCATAGAGCCTGTCACAATGGTCGTTCACAAACCCGACGGCGGCGCCACCAGCACCAAGACTAATGATTCAGATCTGAGGGCCAGGGCCATCGCTATGGAGGCCTTAAAAGCAGCTAATGCTCAAGCCAAAGAACCTGTTCCTTACCCGCCCCCACAAAGCAGCACGGACTTCACCTTTAAGACGAGTGGCGCTCCTAAGCCAGGCCCTCCTGTTGCAACCTTTAAGCCAGCAACCGCCCAAGACAAAGGCCCTGCTCCCAATGTAACTGTCAAGCCCGTGGCACTTCAAGCATCAAATATGAGTAGGCTTCCATTTGCACCAGTTGCTTCTAAACCAGCTCCGACCAAAGAGGCAATAAGCAAGGCTAGCGGTGCAAGTGGTTCTGGGCTGCACACTGGGTTTGGCACTCTGTCAGGTTCTGAGACCAAATCCGGGTTCAGCTCTGCTCCTGGTACAGACTCAAAGCCCGGCTTTGGCTTTAGCATCGCACCAAAAAGCACCAGTGGCGGGTTTAGCTTTTCTTCCTCGAGCGGTTCTGGTGTGTCGTCGCCGTTCAGTTTTGCCTCAAAAGTCAGTAATGCAGAATCCTCTCCGTCTGGATCGCCTGTAATTTCAGAAAGTAATGATTCAAGACAGAAATCTGGTGACGCTGAGGAAAAGGAGAATGAAAAGGAATCCGCAAGTATCAACCGGCGTTTGTTTGGAGGTGAAAAACCTGCCTCAACCAACACAACCAATGACGAGAACCAGCCCCCTCCGTCACAAG CTCAACCCCAATCAATGGGTCCCTCGGAATCATTCGCCTTCACAAGCTCCTTTAACAAGCTGTCAAATTCAACCACAATTACAGGAAGTAATGCTTCTTCTGGGTTCTCCTTTTCTGCTCCAAAAGCTGGTTCGGGCTTTAGTGGCCCTTCTTCAATAAGCACTTCAGTAGCACCTACTTTTCTCTTCGGGTCAGCAAAAAGCTGTGCCCCGGAAACCAAGACCACCACATCAAGCAACAGCCTATTAGCAGGCACCCAGCAACCACCAACGACCACTACAGCACCTGTGTTTGGTCAACCTGGCAAACCCGTCGCTTCTCTTGGCACTGGATTATTTGGGCAAGCGGAAACAGCAGAAACGTCAACGACAGCTGTCTCAACGCAGTCCACCAGTCAGGCTGTCTCTGCCCCTTCTAGCAGCACCCCTAGCAGAGTGCCCATTTCTGCTGCCCCGCCAGCAGGTGGTGGGCTGTTCAGTGGTAGTTCTTTTGGTCCAGCATCCCAGCCTCCGTCTACTGGCTCAGTTATGTTTTCAAGTAGTGGAGGTATGTCTGGGTCAGGTACATCTACCACATCGACAACTAGCGTTCCCTTTGCATCAAGTGTGCCATCAACTGACATATCACTCGGGACAGCATCTCAATCAGCTAGTATCTTTGGAACTGCTGTGAACCCTTCAGGGCAGCTAAGCAGTTTATTTGGTAATACATCACATCCATCAACAACACTTACAGCCTCCACCAATAACCCCCAGCCTTCAACACAAAGCGGTGCTTTGTTCGGTAGCGCAGCACAACCGTCGACAAGTGCAGTTTCAAGCCCCACATCACAACCCCAAACTACCTTTCAGCCTTCAAGTGGTGGCTTGTTCGGGGCATCTTTCCAGGCTTCAGCACCTGGCAGTGGCTTCTTTGGCAGCAAGTTTTCCTCGTCGACAACAGCTGCACCCAGTGCAACCTCCCAGCCCACGACAACAAGTGGTGGCCTGTTCGGTGCGTCAGCACCTAGCGGCGGCGTGTTTGGTAGCTCAACAACAACTGCATCGAGCACAACTGCCCAGTCCTCAACATCAAGTGGCGGTTTCTTTGGTTCTGCAACTTCAAGTGGGGGCTTGTTCGGAAGTGCATCACAACCTTCGACAACTAGCTCTGGTCTGTTTAGATCTACCACTCAGCCAACTACGAGTTCTGCTGTATTTGGTTCTCAGCCGTTATCTTCCAGCGGAGGGCTATTTGGATCACAGCCCACAAATACCGGCCTTTTCGGCCCAGCGTTTGGAGCCACTCCTTCATTTGGGTCAAGCTCTACTCAGGCAACTAGCCCATTTGCATCCACGACTGGCACAACCTTTGGTTTCGGACAAGCGATAAGCACCTCGGCAGGATCAGGGTTTGGACAGACATCAAGCAGTTCTACTGGAACAACTTTCGGACAGTCTGCTTTCTCAAAGCCACAAGAGAACTCAACGG GCGTTGGATTCGGTTTTGGTGGCTTTGGATTAGGCGGACAACCGAGTTCACAGAGCAACAAGAACCCGTTTGGACTTGCAGGGTCTCCGTCACAGTCTCAAGCAG gCACAGAAACCTCCTCCCTCTTCGGGAATAAGCCAACTGGAGACCTTTTCAAG CAGCAGTCGTCGTTCGGATCGCAGTCGTCGTTCGGATCGCAGCCATCGTTTGGATCGCAACAGGGGTCTCCTGGAGGAGGGTTTGGTAGCTTCTCTCGTGGTTCTAGTGGCGTGGCATCTACAGGCTTCGCAATCTCCACCAGCTCACAGCCTACAT CTCCAGGGTCGTCATTTGGCAGTGCTCCGTCATTCGGTTCAGCTCCTGCATTCGGTGGGACACCTTCATTCGGCTCTCAGCCATCATTCGGTAGTCAACCAGCTTTTGGAAGTCCGCAAGCAGG